One Ranitomeya variabilis isolate aRanVar5 chromosome 5, aRanVar5.hap1, whole genome shotgun sequence DNA window includes the following coding sequences:
- the LOC143774058 gene encoding histone H2A type 1-like, protein MSGRGKQGGKVRAKAKTRSSRAGLQFPVGRVHRLLRKGNYAERVGAGAPVYLAAVLEYLTAEILELAGNAARDNKKTRIIPRHLQLAVRNDEELNRLLGGVTISQGGVLPNIQAVLLPKKTESSKKSK, encoded by the coding sequence ATGTCTGGACGCGGCAAACAAGGAGGGAAGGTCCGTGCTAAAGCCAAGACCCGCTCATCCCGGGCAGGACTGCAGTTCCCGGTTGGTCGTGTGCACAGACTTCTCCGCAAGGGTAACTATGCTGAGAGGGTTGGCGCCGGTGCTCCGGTCTATCTGgctgctgtgctggagtatctgaccgCTGAGATCCTGGAATTAGCCGGCAATGCCGCCCGGGACAACAAGAAGACCCGCATCATCCCCCGACACCTGCAGCTGGCCGTGCGCAATGACGaggagctgaacaggctgctgggtgGGGTGACCATCTCCCAGGGGGGTGTCCTGCCCAACATCCAGGCCGTGCTGCTGCCTAAGAAGACCGAGAGCAGCAAGAAGAGCAAGTGA
- the LOC143774059 gene encoding histone H2B 1.1-like encodes MPDPAKSAPAAKKGSKKAVTKTQKKDGKKRRKTRKESYAIYVYKVLKQVHPDTGISSKAMGIMNSFVNDIFERIAGEASRLAHYNKRSTITSREIQTAVRLLLPGELAKHAVSEGTKAVTKYTSAK; translated from the coding sequence ATGCCTGATCCTGCCAAGTCTGCACCAGCAGCCAAGAAGGGCTCCAAGAAAGCTGTGACCAAGACTCAGAAGAAGGATGGTAAGAAGCGGAGGAAGACCAGGAAGGAGAGCTATGCCATCTATGTGTACAAGGTGCTGAAGCAGGTCCACCCTGACACCGGCATCTCCTCCAAGGCCATGGGCATCATGAACtcctttgtcaatgacatctttgAGCGCATCGCAGGGGAAGCCTCCCGCCTGGCTCACTACAACAAGCGCTCCACCATCACCTCCCGGGAGATCCAGACCGCTGTGCGCCTGTTGCTGCCCGGAGAGCTGGCCAAGCACGCCGTGTCTGAGGGCACCAAGGCCGTCACCAAGTACACCAGCGCCAAGTGA
- the LOC143774060 gene encoding histone H4, whose product MSGRGKGGKGLGKGGAKRHRKVLRDNIQGITKPAIRRLARRGGVKRISGLIYEETRGVLKVFLENVIRDAVTYTEHAKRKTVTAMDVVYALKRQGRTLYGFGG is encoded by the coding sequence ATGTCTGGTCGTGGCAAAGGAGGGAAAGGTCTGGGGAAGGGCGGTGCGAAGCGACACAGGAAGGTTCTCCGCgataacatccagggcatcaccaagcctgccatccgccgtctCGCTCGCAGGggaggcgtcaagcgcatctcTGGCCTCATTTACGAGGAGACTCGTGGTGTCCTGAAAGTCTTCTTGGAAAATGTGATCCGTGACGCTgtcacctacaccgagcacgccaagaggaagaccgtcaccgccatggacgtggtgtacgcgctgaagcgccagggccgcactctctacggcttcggaggttaa
- the LOC143774061 gene encoding histone H2A type 1-like: MSGRGKQGGKVRAKAKTRSSRAGLQFPVGRVHRLLRKGNYAERVGAGAPVYLAAVLEYLTAEILELAGNAARDNKKTRIIPRHLQLAVRNDEELNRLLGGVTIAQGGVLPNIQAVLLPKKTESSKKSK, encoded by the coding sequence ATGTCTGGACGTGGCAAACAAGGAGGGAAGGTCCGTGCTAAAGCCAAGACCCGCTCATCCCGGGCAGGACTGCAGTTCCCGGTTGGTCGTGTGCACAGACTTCTCCGCAAGGGTAACTATGCTGAGAGGGTGGGCGCCGGTGCTCCGGTGTATCTGgctgctgtgctggagtatctgaccgCTGAGATCCTGGAATTAGCCGGCAATGCCGCCCGGGACAACAAGAAGACCCGCATCATCCCCCGACATCTGCAGCTGGCCGTGCGCAATGACGaggagctgaacaggctgctgggtgGGGTGACCATCGCCCAGGGGGGCGTCCTGCCCAACATCCAGGCCGTGCTGCTGCCCAAGAAGACCGAGAGCAGCAAGAAGAGCAAGTGA
- the LOC143774062 gene encoding histone H2B 1.1-like, translating into MPDPAKSAPAAKKGSKKAVTKTQKKDGKKRRKTRKESYAIYVYKVLKQVHPDTGISSKAMGIMNSFVNDIFERIAGEASRLAHYNKRSTITSREIQTAVRLLLPGELAKHAVSEGTKAVTKYTSAK; encoded by the coding sequence ATGCCTGATCCTGCCAAGTCTGCACCAGCAGCCAAGAAGGGCTCCAAGAAAGCTGTGACCAAGACTCAGAAGAAGGATGGTAAGAAGCGGAGGAAGACCAGGAAGGAGAGCTATGCCATCTATGTGTACAAGGTGCTGAAGCAGGTCCACCCTGACACCGGCATCTCCTCCAAGGCCATGGGCATCATGAACTCATTTGTCAATGACATCTTTGAGCGCATCGCAGGGGAAGCCTCCCGCCTGGCTCACTACAACAAGCGCTCCACCATCACCTCCCGGGAGATCCAGACCGCTGTGCGCCTGCTGCTGCCCGGAGAGCTGGCCAAGCACGCCGTGTCTGAGGGCACCAAGGCCGTCACCAAGTACACCAGCGCCAAGTGA